The window AAGGACGGCGACGGCATTCTTGACGCAGACGATTCGGACGAGACGGATTCCTGTCTCGAATCGAATTCCGGCCTCGAGGACTGCTCGACGGGCGCCGGAGATGGCGTCCCGGACTGCCAGTAGCTGGCCTGATCTCTCCTTTCCCCACGCCTGGCTGACTTAGCCAGCGCATCTCTTTGACCGGAGCCGATTCATATCGGCTCCGGTTTTCTTTTTGCGGTGAGGGAGTGACGGAGTCATGGAGAGACGGAGTCAGGGAGTTTGAAAGTGCTGAAGTCAAAAAATATCGGTTGACTCCGTAACTCCGTCACGTTGTTCGCGAACGATATGACTCCGTATCTCCGCCACGTCGCTCGCGAGCGACGTGGCTCCGTCTCTTCTGCACTCCAGCACTCCAGAACTCCAGCACTCTCCACCCCCAACTTCCTCACTCCCAATATTGACAAACCCCCGCTTTTCCGCTTAGATAACCTGTTCTTTGCCAACCAGTCCCGCTCGTGCAGGCGAACGCTTTCAAAGGAGACAGGTCATGGAAAACACGACGTCAGTCGCGGCCCCTCAGGATAAATGGGCTGACCGGATCCGTCTTTTTTCCGGTTCGCCGGCGCAGGCGGCCGAGTGGAAAACGGAAGAGGCTTACGCCTTGCCGGATCCCTTGCACGTCCGCGATTTGCCCCAGACCGAGATCGAGATTGCCGCAATCGGCGAGGTCACAGCCGTACTCAACGATCTGATCAAGATCATGTGCGGTCTGGGACCGTTCATTTTTTCAGCGGATCGGGTCCATATCCTGGACGCCGCTGAGTTCCAGGCTAAGGTTGGCCGCGGCCGATTCAGCGGCCGGTCGCGTCTCGGACACGTGTATCTTGAACGCGACCAGTCGACGGCTAACTTCATGGGCCTCTTGGCCCACGAGATGTTCCACGCGGTTTCGTATCTCTGGCTCGACCTCTGGGAGGCTGGTGCTGTGTCCGCCGACGGAACGAAATGGCCGCGCGTGACCATACGCCGGTCGGGCATGACCCTCATTGATCCGAGCTACGGCACCTGGCTGCCGCACTTCCACGGTCTCAACGAGATGGTGACCGAGTTGACCGCCGTGATCGTGCGGCAGCTGCTCGCGCCGAAGTCGTTTCTCTTGGATGCCGCCGGCCGGAAACAGCTCGGGTCGCTCGTCTGTTCGCCGCCGCTCGTGGCGTTTGCGAACAGGCTGGTCGGTACGGTAGCTGGTCCGGGCAATGATCACGCGCCGGCGGCCAGGACTCTGATCAGCGACTGTCTGCTGGGCACGGACGTTTTCTTGGGTCTGCTCGAAGCGAAACTGCCCGGCGCGACCGATATCCTCCGCTGCACCGGAGCGCGTCCGGACGAGCTACGGACAGCGGCCGAGCGTCTCGGTTTCGCGGATCTGGCCGCGTTCAGCGATTGTTTCCGCCACAAGTAGTCTCTTGCCCCGCCCGGGTCTTCCCGGGCGGGTTTTTTTCGCCACTATCACGTCGTTCACGAACGACATGGCTCCGCATCTCCGTCTCTCCCGCACTTCAGCACTCCCGCACTTCAGCTTGAAATTCAGCGACAGTCATTGACCACAGACCGCGCCGGGGTTAAGGTGGGCGGGTTCAGGCCGTCGGGCTTGAAGTCAGGCCGTTCGTCCAGGAGGTTAGGCATGACCGAGAAACAACCGATCTACCACTTGTCCTTTCCCAATCAGTATCTGCTCACCGCGACGTTCCTGCGTTTTCAGGAACACCATGAGTCGCCGAAATTCCGCGGTCGGATCTTCGACTGGGAAGAGTACATGGATTGGTACGCGGGGCAGAAAGGGAATTTCAGCTATCTGCAGGATTGGAGCGGATTCAATATCCCGTCGACGGTCTTTGCGCCGTTCCTGGCCGGAGCATTCGATCCGTTGACCAGGAAAGAGGCGGCTCTGATCGAATCGGTCCGCGGCTTGCCGGAGCCGTTCTACGTCATCGCCACGATTCAGGGCAATTCCCGGGCCATGGCTCATGAGATCATCCACGGACTGTATTTCGTGCGGCCGGATTATCGCCAGGCGGTCGAGGCTTGCTTGGCTGGGCAGGACACGCTCCGGTTGCGCGGGTGTCTCGGCCAGCTGGGCTACCACGAAGCCGTCTTCAACGACGAGATCAACGCGTATGTCCTGACTGGTCTGGAAGCGTCCATGCGCGGTCCGGACGTGCGGCGTCTGAAGCGGGCGTTGCGCCGCGTCTTCGCCGACCACTTCGGTTTTGATCCCGGCACGAAAGCGGGCGCCAGTCGTTTGGCGGCCAGCATTCATCATTTTCGTTCCGCAATCGGTGCGTGAGCATATTCATCCGTCCCGCCTAGGTCTTCCTGGGCGGGATTTTTCGCTTCTATCACGTCGCTCGCGAGCGACGTGACTCCGTATCTCCCTAACTCCGTCTCTCCCGCACTCCCGAACTCCCGCACTTCAGCTTGAAATTCAGCGGAGACACTTGACGCGCCACCGCTGGTCCGGTAAGTTGGTTTGTTCGCTCTTTCGCAATCCTGGTGAAGAGATCGGAGGTCGTCATGGGACAGACAATGAGGTTGTGGACGATCCAGACCATCGAGGCTTGGGAACGCTGCCGATCGACTGGCGTGCTGGCCGCCGATGGCCGGCGGGTTCCTTTCTACTATCGCGATGCTTATCGCTGGTTGCGGCAACAGGCCAAGTCGCGTCTGGCTGATTATTCCGGTCGTCCGTTCGTTTGGGCGTGGTCGCATCCGAAACCGGATCTGCGTTGCGTCGCGCATCTGCCGAAGGGACAGCAGGGCGTTCGGATCGAGTTCATCGTTCCGGCTGATCGCATCCTGTGTTCGGATTTCGATGCCTGGCACTGTGTCCTGAATCAGGGTTATCTGGCCTTGAGCGAAGAGGAGGATGACGCCTGGGATCGTTCGTTGAAAGCCCACGGTCTAGAATGGCAGTGGCAGTTCCTGCCGCCGGTCGAACGGCGCGAAATGGAAAAGAGCTGGGAGCGCATCTTCGATCTCGAAGCGCTGAACGCTTCTTCCTGGACCGGTCCGGTCACGCATATTCAGGCTGTGCTGGAGCGAGTGTTCCTTCAGGAGGTCGTGCGGGTCGATCATTTCGTTGCGCGCTGAGTGCGCGAACGCGGCGGCAGTCTCATCTGCCGTCGTTTTTTATTCCCCTGAACAGCCAGCTGAAACCGGTGGTTCATGTGATCAATAAAATAGCCGCCAATCTTGCGATTGACGGCTGTATACAGCAGAGACGATTTTGCGTTACGCCCGTTGTCCTAGCGTACGAAAGGGATCTTGTTTGCGGTTCGCACTGTGAGCGCTTTGACCAGGCCGGGGAAGAAGCGATACGCGAGATGCAACCACCAAGCGAATCCTGGCAGGATGACGGGTACGTCCCGCTCGATGCCTGCGATGATCCGTCTGGCGACCGCCTCTGGCGCAGCGGAGCCGCCCGGTATGTCCCGGATCACCTTCTTTCGGTCGGTGATCGATCTCATCTCAGCGGTGGTCTGCAGCAGGTCGGTCGCTACCAGCGCCGGACACGCGACGTTCACTTTCACGCCGTACAGCGCCGCTTCGATCCGCAACGAGAGCGAGAGACCGACGACGCCGTATTTCGCCGCGCTGTACGCGGTAAAAAATGGCATCGGCACGAGGCCGCCGGCGGAAGCGATGTTCACGATCTGCCCGTGCCCGCGCTCGCACATCCTTTTGTACACCGACTGGAGGCAGAAGATCGTCCCGTATAGATTCGTCGCGATCATTTTCTGCCAATCGAGCAGCGAGTATTCGCGCGCGTCCGCGACGAGACACACCCCGGCGTTGTTGACCAGGATATCGATCTCGCCGTGCGTCCGCTGGAGTTGCGCCATTGTCGCCGCGACGGCGTCGCTGTCGCTGATGTCCAGCACGCAGGCCGAGCAGGCGGGGCCGATTTCGGAGGCTGTGCTGGCCAAGACGTCGGCTCGACGTCCGACGATGATGACTCGCGCGCCCTTGCTCGCGAATTCGCGGGCAAGAGCCCGGCCGATGCCGGTGCCGCCGCCGGTGATGAAGACGAGTTGTCCAAGGAACGACGTTTTTGATTTCGCCATGGAAGTCTCCCTTCGTGGGGCAAGATTTTCACGAATATGCGGGCCTGTCAAATCTTCTCCCCGCGCGACCGCGACAGATCAAAAACCGCCTGGAATTGATCCAGCCGGTTTTTGTTGGTAGCCCCACGGGGAATTCTGCTCACCCGGCGGCGCTGGAAAAATTCTCATGTGCGCCGCCTCCTTCTCAGCCCGGGTCCCTCGGACGTGCCATTCAAGGCACGCCCTCGGATACCCTTCAATTCCCCGTCGGGACCCGACACAACAAAAACACCCCTCTTGCGAGGGGTGCTTTTGTTGGTAGCCCCACGGGGAATTGGTCCTCGCTCCGACTCGGACTCCGGGGCGCTGCACACCGGCGCTGCGCCAGCTCGCGCCTCTCGCGCCCGTTCAATTCCCCATGCGGCCGCGACAGATCAAAAACCGCCTGGAATTGATCCAGCCGGTTTTTGATGGTAGCCCTCGTGGGAGGTTCTTGGAATCAAATCGTGGGGGAGCTAAAGGCTTGGACAGCATTTGCAGAGAGTGTCACAAGGCCTTCGAGTGCAGCCAGTTAAACAGTGCCTTGGAGGAATGGAAACAGGTTATGTAACTCCCTGGGGGGATTCTTGGGGCTTCAATGAATTTGAACCAATTTTCTAACCGCACGGTAAGCGCATTGAAGTCATACTGTGCTAAAATTCAACCTCGAATCGTGGAGTAAATGCGGTTTGCGTGGGCTTCAAGTTTTGTATTTTCGGAACAATATAGGCTCTGATGTGTGTCGCCCCCTTCTCCCAACCGTAGAGTAAGAGGTTGCCGGTTGTGGCTTGACGCAATGAATAAGGCTCAACAATACGATGCTTGTATCCACTGTTAGAACTTTCGTAATCAAATTCTACAAGAAGCCGGTTTACACCCGAGAAGCGGATAGTCTCAAGCGGAACTCCCACGTTCCAATATTGCAATCCCGCAGGATGCACCAAGACATCTTTGGTCGCGGGGGCGGCAGGGAGCGAGGCTTCTGGTAATGCTGTGGCAGGATTATCTAGCCAAACAAGAAGAGGGCCAATTTGTCTCACGAATTCCTCGACGTTTGGCAAAATTGGCAACTGATGAGCCAGCATCGCCGCCCAATCGGTTCTAATTTCTTCTGAATTAATCACTTTGTCGGTGAGTTGAGTTGCGGTGGGCGGCTCAAAGCTTTTTGAGCGGCATTTCGTCCCGAAGAAATTTTTAACAATGGACAGGTCAAACTGCTCGACCTGATTGCGAAGGAGAAATGTAACATCGTAGAGGTCACGCGGTCGGGAACGCTCAAAGAGGGCACGGGTTTTTTCCGCGAGCAATTCAGGATACGAATAGGTTTTGACTTTCGTGCCGTCAGGAAGACTGTCGGTGTATGGGTGAAACACGCTTCGCTCGACGGGTGTATCAACCACGGCCTCATGCTTGGTTATATCGAATTTGATGCGGAAGGGCGTCGGCGTTCCGAGCGGCCCACGATAGTACAGTCTTCCCTCGAACGTCTCTTGACCCCGCTGATTCTGCCTGGGGTCTAACCGAATATCATCG is drawn from Patescibacteria group bacterium and contains these coding sequences:
- a CDS encoding ABC transporter ATP-binding protein encodes the protein MTEKQPIYHLSFPNQYLLTATFLRFQEHHESPKFRGRIFDWEEYMDWYAGQKGNFSYLQDWSGFNIPSTVFAPFLAGAFDPLTRKEAALIESVRGLPEPFYVIATIQGNSRAMAHEIIHGLYFVRPDYRQAVEACLAGQDTLRLRGCLGQLGYHEAVFNDEINAYVLTGLEASMRGPDVRRLKRALRRVFADHFGFDPGTKAGASRLAASIHHFRSAIGA
- a CDS encoding DUF3841 domain-containing protein, which codes for MGQTMRLWTIQTIEAWERCRSTGVLAADGRRVPFYYRDAYRWLRQQAKSRLADYSGRPFVWAWSHPKPDLRCVAHLPKGQQGVRIEFIVPADRILCSDFDAWHCVLNQGYLALSEEEDDAWDRSLKAHGLEWQWQFLPPVERREMEKSWERIFDLEALNASSWTGPVTHIQAVLERVFLQEVVRVDHFVAR
- a CDS encoding nucleotidyl transferase AbiEii/AbiGii toxin family protein; this translates as MIRKQDIVNRAAEWGLRPETVEKDYVLGWLLAAISQNSEARANWVFKGGTCIKKCYIETYRFSEDLDFSFLPDAAYTQEAVLAGLQEIGRRAVELCGIDIPIDDIRLDPRQNQRGQETFEGRLYYRGPLGTPTPFRIKFDITKHEAVVDTPVERSVFHPYTDSLPDGTKVKTYSYPELLAEKTRALFERSRPRDLYDVTFLLRNQVEQFDLSIVKNFFGTKCRSKSFEPPTATQLTDKVINSEEIRTDWAAMLAHQLPILPNVEEFVRQIGPLLVWLDNPATALPEASLPAAPATKDVLVHPAGLQYWNVGVPLETIRFSGVNRLLVEFDYESSNSGYKHRIVEPYSLRQATTGNLLLYGWEKGATHIRAYIVPKIQNLKPTQTAFTPRFEVEF
- a CDS encoding SDR family oxidoreductase, which encodes MAKSKTSFLGQLVFITGGGTGIGRALAREFASKGARVIIVGRRADVLASTASEIGPACSACVLDISDSDAVAATMAQLQRTHGEIDILVNNAGVCLVADAREYSLLDWQKMIATNLYGTIFCLQSVYKRMCERGHGQIVNIASAGGLVPMPFFTAYSAAKYGVVGLSLSLRIEAALYGVKVNVACPALVATDLLQTTAEMRSITDRKKVIRDIPGGSAAPEAVARRIIAGIERDVPVILPGFAWWLHLAYRFFPGLVKALTVRTANKIPFVR